The following is a genomic window from Clostridium fungisolvens.
AATACAACTTCAAAAAAATTCCAATGAATTGTTACTGACAAAATATTATGTTGTTACTATACTCTAATATATATATAAAATAGGGAAAACATTCTAAATAAATACACAAATATCAATGCAATTGCATTTATACATATATGAAAATATTACTATAAGAAAAAATGAATAAATTACTTGACCAACTTGCACTTTGTAAATATAATATTATTATGTTAAGCAAAGAATTATAAAATATTATGAAGAACAATGGCGTTCTTTGAGGGGTATTCTATACCCTTTGAAGGGCGTCTTTTAAATTATGGAGGGGGAAATAATAATGTTAAAAAAAGCATTAGCACTGCTTACTGCAGTTACGATTTTAGGGGCTACTTTTGTTGGATGTTCAAAGAAAGATGAAGGAACAAGCAAGAAATATGTCATTGCAACAGATGCTACATTTGCGCCATTTGAATATGAAAAGGACGGAAAATACATAGGAATAGATATGGAACTACTTGAGGCTATATCAAAAAGTGAAAATTTTCAATATGAATTAAAGCCAATGAATTTTAAGGGTATAATTCCTGGTATGACTTCAAATCAAATAGATGCAGCAATAGCTGCTATGAGTATAACTGATGAAAGAAAAAAATCTTTAGATTTCTCAGACCCATATTTTGATGCAGGTATTTCAATAGTAGTTAAGGCTGATAATGATAAGATAAAATCAGCAGATGATTTAAAAGGTAAAATATTTGCTGTTAAAAAAGGTACAGCTGGTGCTAAATTTGCAGAAGAAAATAAAGATAAATATGGTGCTACTATAAGATACTTTGATGATTCTCCATCAATGTTCCAAGAAGTTATAAACGGAAATGCAGACGTTACTTTTGAAGATTATCCAGTTATAGCATATAAGATTTCAACTGATTCTACACCTACTTTAAAAGTTGTTGGTGATAGATTAACTAAAGATCAATATGGGTTTGCAGTAGTTAAGGGCAAGAACAAGGAACTACTTGATAAATTCAATGCTGGATTAAAGAAGCTTAAAGAAAATGGCGAATATGATAAAATACTAGCAAAATATATCAAAAAGTAATAGGAGGCTCTAAATGGATAGTTTTTCTATAATTAAAGATAGCCTTCCAAGTTTATTAAGTGGGTTAACGGTAACTATTAAGCTTACCGTTATCTCGTTATTTTTTGCATCTATACTTGGAATAGTATTTGGTCTTTTAAATATATCTAAAAATAAGGTATTAAAGACAATAGCAGTTATTTATATTGATATAATAAGAGGTACCCCTCTTATTGTACAAGCTTTCTTTATTTACTTTGCCATTCCAGGTGCTTTGGACATAAAAATCGGAGCTGAGTTTGCTGGATGTTTGGCATTGAGCTTAAATGCCGGAGCTTATATGGCAGAAATATTTAGAGCTGGTATACAGTCTTTGGATAAAGGTCAGATGGAGGCTGCAAGAAGCTTAGGACTTCCGTATTCTAAAGCTATGACTAAGGTAATTTTACCTCAAGCCATAAAGAGAATGACTCCTGCGATAATAAATCAATTTATAATATCCTTAAAGGATACTTCAATATTATCAGTAATCGGAATAAGAGAACTTACACAAAGTGGTGAAATAATAATTGCATCTAACTTTAAGTCAACACAAATATGGGGTACAGTAGCAGTAATGTATTTCTTAATTATAACATTGCTTTCAATCATCTCTAAGAGAATAGAAAGGAGCATGTAAAATGATAAAAGTTAATGGATTAAAGAAACATTTTGGAAAGTTGGAAGTGTTAAAAGGTATTGATTTGCATGTAAGTCAAGGTGAGGTGCTTTGCCTTATAGGTCCATCTGGATCAGGAAAAAGTACACTGCTTAGATGTTTAAACAGATTAGAAGATATAGATGGCGGAAGTGTATTGATAGACGAAGAAGCTATTAGTGATTTAAAAATTGATATAAATAAGATAAGAGAAAAGATAGGAATGGTTTTTCAATCATTTAATTTATTTCCTCATTTAAGTGTAATTGATAATATTACATTGGCACCTGTTGAACTAAAAAAGATGGGTAAGGCAGAAGCTAAGAAGAAGGCCTTAGAACTTTTGGAAAAGGTAGGGCTTGCTAGTAAAGCTAATGAGTATCCTGACAATTTATCTGGTGGCCAGAAGCAAAGAGTTGCTATAGCAAGGGCTTTAGCTATGAATCCAGAGATAATGCTTTTTGATGAACCTACATCTGCGCTAGATCCAGAAATGGTTGGAGAAGTATTGCAGGTTATGAAAGAGCTAGCTAATGAAGGAATGACTATGGTAGTAGTGACTCATGAGATGGGATTTGCTAGAGAAGTTGCTGATAGAGTGATTTTTATGGATGGTGGATATATTGTTGAACAAGGCGATCCTAAAGATATTTTCTCCAATCCACAAAATGCAAGAACTAAAGATTTCTTAAATAAGGTTCTATAGAATAAAATAAAGATTTATAAAAAAAAGTGGTTTAATACTGAAGTTAATTTTAGTATTAGATCACTTTTTTGCTATATAGAAAATTATAAAACTAGGTAAAAAATGAGTAAAAAAGTATTGAAGTTTTACTAAAAAAGATATACAATTTAATCATGATAACCTTTTCGGTTAGTATTTAGAAAATAAAATTGATGTAAGTTTATATATTTTTAAATTATTATGGGAGGAATTTATAATGGTAGAAAGTTTAAGACATGACTTTAAGGCTATTTTTGAAACTGAGGAAGAGGGGGTATACTTTGCTCCAGGAAGAGTAAACCTCATTGGCGAGCATACTGATTACAATGGAGGTAATGTATTTCCTTGTGCATTAACTTTTGGGACATATGCTATTGCAAAAAAGAGATCAGATAAAAAGGTGAGAATGTATTCTAAAAACTTTGAGAATCTTGGAATAATAGAGTTTGAATTAGATGAGTTAACTTATGAGAAAGAGCATGACTGGGTTAACTATCCAAAGGGTGTTTTATGGGCATTTAGCGAAAATGGATATAAACTAGATTGTGGATTAGATGTGCTTTTTTATGGAAATATACCTAATGGTGCGGGTTTGTCTTCATCGGCATCAATTGAACTTGCTACTGCAGTAATATTAAAAGATTTATTTGCTTTTGATTTAGATATGATAGACATGGTAAAGATTGGTAAGCAGGCTGAAAATAGCTTCATAGGAGTAAACTGCGGTATAATGGATCAATTTGCTATAGGAATGGGCAAAGAAGGGTGTGCTATTCTACTAGATACCAATACATTAAAGTATGATTATGCTAAGTTAGATATAGAAGGGTCATCAATCGTAATAGCAAATACAAATAAGAGAAGAGGACTAGCTGATTCAAAGTACAATGAAAGAAGAAGCCAGTGTGAAGAAGCATTAAAAGACTTACAAGTAGAATTAGATATAAAGTCCTTAGGTGAACTTAAGGAAGAAGAATTTGAAAAATATAAACACCTAATCAAAGATGAAGTTAATATAAGAAGAGCTAAGCATGCAGTTTATGAAAATCAAAGGACATTAAGAGCTGTTGAAGCCTTAAATAATAAAGATATAGAACTATTTGGTAAGTTAATGAATGATTCACATATATCGTTAAGGGATGATTATGAAGTTACTGGAATAGAGCTTGATACATTAGTAGAACTTGCATGGGCACAAAATGGTGTTATAGGTTCAAGAATGACTGGAGCGGGTTTTGGTGGATGTACAGTAAGTATAGTAAACAATGATGCGGTAGAAGAATTTATTAATAATGTAGGTTCTAATTACAAAGATAAGATAGGATATGAAGCAACCTTTTATGTAGCTCAAATAGGCGATGGTGCTAGAAAATTATAAGGACAACTGTTAAACTATTATAGAAGTAGTAAAATTTTAACTATAATATGTAGGAGATGATTGTTGTGAGTATATTAGTTTGTGGTGGAGCAGGGTATATAGGTTCTCATTGTGTGTACGAGCTTGTTGAAAGAGGAGAAGAAGTTGTCGTTGTTGATAATCTCCAAACTGGACATAAAGAGGCTTTACATCCGGAGGCTAAGTTCTATGAAGGGGATATAAGAGATTATAGTTTTCTTGATAAGGTTTTTAAAGATAATAATATAGAAGGCGTAATTCACTTTGCAGCAAATTCACTTGTAGGTGAAAGTATGCAATTGCCTTTAAAATATTACAATAATAATGTTTATGGAACTGAAGTTTTACTTCAAGCAATGGTTGATAATGATGTAAAGAAAATAGTATTCTCGTCAACTGCAGCAGTTTATGGTGAACCAGATATAATTCCTATAACTGAGACAAATAAGACAGAACCAACTAATACTTATGGTGAGACAAAGCTTGCCATGGAGAAGATGATGAAATGGGCTGATAAAGCATATGGACTTAAGTATATAGCACTTAGATACTTTAATGTTGCAGGGGCTCATCCAAATGGGTTAATAGGAGAGGCTCATAATCCTGAAACTCATTTAATTCCACTTATATTACAAGTACCTTTAAATAAAAGAGAAAAGATAAGTATTTATGGGGAAGATTATGATACTAAGGATGGAACATGTATAAGAGATTATATCCATGTAAAAGATCTTATAGATGCACATATATTAGCCTTTAATAAGTTAAGAGATGGATGGCAAAGTGATGTTTTTAACTTAGGGAATGGCAGTGGTTTCACTGTTAAAGAAATGATAGATGCAGCTAGAAAGGTTACATCCCATTCAATACCAGCAGAAGTATGTCCAAGAAGGGCTGGAGATCCAGCAGTTCTTATTGCATCAAGTGAAAAAGCTAAAAATGTTTTAGGCTGGCAGCCTAAGTATAATAATGTTGAAGAGATAATAGCAGCTGCTTGGAAGTTCCATGAGAGTCATGTAAACGGCTTTGAGGAATAAAAAGCTACTTTAAATTATAGGGGATATGAAGAAATGGATATAAATATTTCAAAAGAGATAGAAAGACTATTAGAATATGCTATAAATAAGGAATTAATTGATTCACTGGATAGGATATATACAAGGAATAGATTAATGGAAGTATTGCAGTTGCAAGAACTTGAGTGTATTGGAGCAGGCGAAGAATTTGAAGAATTAGAGCCTATATTAGATAACATACTCACTTGGGCATTGGACAATAATATTCTAAAAGATAGTGGGTTTGTTTCTAGAGATTTATTTGATACAAAAGTTATGGGATGCCTTATAGGTAGACCTTCTGAAGTAATACAAAAGTTCTACTCTTTATATGACTTAGATAAAAAAAAGGCTACTGAATTTTTTTATAATCTGAGCATAGATTCCAATTATGTAAGAATGGATAGAATCAAAAAGAATTTGAGTTGGAAGGTAAATACTGAATATGGAGATATAGATATAACTATAAATTTATCTAAACCAGAGAAAGACCCTAAAGAAATAGCAAAAGCTAAAAGTATTCCATCAAGCTCATATCCCAAATGTCTTTTATGTAAGGAAAATGAAGGCTATGAAGGAACATTAAATCATCCAGCAAGACAAAATCATAGAATAATTCCATTAGAGCTTAATAAAGAGACGTGGTACCTTCAATATTCACCTTATATTTATTATAATGAGCATTGTATTGTATTAAAAGATAAGCATGAAGAAATGAAGTTAACAAAAAGTACATTCGTAAGATTACTACAATTTGTTGAAAGGTTTCCTCATTACTTTATAGGTTCTAATGCAGACCTGCCTATTGTAGGAGGATCCATCTTAACACATGATCATTTTCAAGGTGGAAATTATGAATTTGCAATGGCTGTAGCTCCTATCGAAAAAAGTTATACAGTTAAGGGCTTTGAAGAAATATCAATAGGAAGGGTAAAATGGCCAATGAGTGTTATTAGATTACAATCTAATAGCATAGAGAAGCTAACGAAGTTTTCTGATTATATTTTTACTAAATGGAAAAGTTATTCTGATCAGTTAGTAGATGTTATTGCATTTACAGAAAATGTACCTCATAACACAATAACTCCTATTGCTAGAAGAAGAGGAGACTTATTTGAAATTGATTTAGTGCTTAGAAATAATAGGACTTCGCAAGAGTATCCATTCGGAATCTTTCATCCACATGAAGAGCTTCATCATATAAAGAAGGAAAATATAGGACTTATAGAAGTAATGGGCTTAGCAGTACTTCCACCTAGGTTGAAGGATGAGTTGAAGGAGTTAGAAGGGTATTTAATAAATAAAGAGAAAATACAAAGTGTTCAAGAGAATTCTAATATATTTAAGCATAAAAAGTGGGCAGAAGATATAACTTGTAAATATAGTAATATAGATGATACTAATGTTGAGAAAATAATTAAACAAGAAGTTGGATTAAAGTTTATAAAGGTTCTTGAGCATGCAGGTGTATTTAAGAGAGATGAAGCAGGTTTAAAAGCTTTTGATGACTTTATAATGAATTTATAGTATTAAATACGAAATTGAATTTATTCTCCTGACAATCTTTAAAGCATATTTAAAGAAATATAGAAAAACAAAAAGGCCGCTAATGAAATCACATTAGCGGCTTTTCTTGTTAAAAAGTAGCTTTTAAATTGTATTTAGTAGCAGTGCTATAAGCACTATTATATCCAAACACTAGTATATAGTAAGTACCAGATGCTGATGGAGTATAGCTTATACTCTCAGAAGTTGTGGAACCATTAATTGATTTTGCAACTAAAGTGCCACTGTTATTATATAGGTATAAATCATAATCCTTTGGTAAGTTTGTTAGGCTTATACTTATAGGTTTTCCAGCGGTAGCACTTAATTTATAGTAATCTTTATCAGTTGATGTAGCTATATATGAACTATAGGTTGTACCAGAAGTTATAGCATAGGCTTGGCTTGTAGAGTCATTTGGTTCATATGGATCGCTTACTGATGTAGAACCTATTCCAACAGTAGTAAATGCGTTATTTACTGCTGTTACTTCTGCACTAGAAGCTCCATATAAGTCGGTTGCAGCTTTTACCAGAGCATTTCTAGCACCAAGGAAATCTGTTGATGCAGTCATATAGGTAGTTAATCCTCTATAATATATCTTAGAAGTTTTTTCACAACCAAGAGCTTGAGCAACAAGATAAGCTGCTTTATTAGTTATACCACTGTTTGTATGAACTCCACCATAATCACTTGTAGTATGAACATAGTTACTATAGGTAGCTGGTTGTCCATATAACGTAGGGTCAGCTAGACTTCTTAACGCATCGCCAGCAGTTCCAGGAGTATATACATCATCTCCTACTACCCAATCAGCTGAGTTAAACTGCCATGTTCCTCCGCTTTTAACATTATATTTATCATATGTCTCAATTAACACACCCAATACGTCTGACATTGATTCATTTAAGGCACCTGGCTCATCCTGATAGTTAAGATTAGCTGTGTATTGAGTTACTCCGTGGGTTAATTCATGACCTATTACATCTAAATCTCCACTAAGGTAGGTAAAGGTAGTACCATCACCATCACCATAAACCATTTGGTTGCCATCCCAATAAGCGTTGTTATATGCAGTATCATAATGTGTTGTTGATATTATTGACATACCATTATTATCTATACTATTTCTTCCAAGAAGATTTTTGTAAAAATCATAAACTACTCCTGCAAAATAATGAGCACTTACAGATGCCTTAAAAGCAGTTGTATTGAATGTAGAAGAACTGTTAACTACTAGAGTACCTGGTTCTACTTGTTTGTTGTTTGCAGTATAAGTCTTTATTTGACCTGCCATTGGTTTAGTTGTATCTATCATTTGATATGATGATCCAGAAAGATATAAGTTTAATGCTTTAGTGCTTCCATCCACTGCAGTTCCTGTTCCGGTAGTAGCTCCATCAAATCTTATCTTGCTTTGTTTATCAATTACATTTCCAGAGGTTACATCAATAAATACATCCCAGTTAGCTATTTCTGGGTCTAAATAATAGATGTTAACTTTGTAGGTCTCATAAGCCTTACCATCTAATACAATTACTTGTTTTTCAACAGTAGGGTCTTTGCTTAAAGAGTTAAATTTAAATTGTTTTTTTGCTATATCAATAGCTTGTTTATCTGTTATGGTTGAGGTTACCAATGACTTTGGAGAATCTATATCATTGGCTACTGATCCAGATATATTAGAAACAATACCGTCTTTGTTAAATTGAACTAATATTTCTGCACCTCTTACAGGTATACCATTCATCAATTGAGCAACCTTTACATTGGTAAATCCTAAATTATCCTTATTGATTGATAAAATCTTAAAGTTATTAGAATCACCTTTTACACCAAACAAGGCTTTGTTGTCTTCAAGAAATGTTAAAACAGACTTTTCGTCAATATTTTGTTTCTCTGAAAGTTTTCCTGAAACAAAGACATGCAGCTTTCCATCCTTTTCATTACTTTTATGAAGATCAGCTTTTAACTTTCCTTCACTTAATTTAGAAAGCTTGTCCATTATCTCTGTTTTTTTGTCATTAGTATTGATACTTGGTTCTAATGCTTTAGCCTGTGCCGCATATGTGGTAATTACTGATAAAGCTATTAGAGATGAAATAATTTTTTTCTTCATTTTAGTTCCCCCTTTTTATAGACTTGTTTATAACTCTAAATAAATGTCCCTTAAACCAGAATTATTGCCCCAAAATTCTTGGCCAGAGAATATTTAAACCACAGTAATACAATGGTTTAAGTTAACAGATTAAAGAGTTTAATTTATATTATATCTTTCGAGTAAATATATAAAGTTTCATTTTTTTGGGAATTTGGTTAAAAAAGGCGAAATATCTTTGTGGACGTAGGAAAAGCTTTAATTATCTCATATTTACAATTGTTGAATTATTTTGTTAATAAAATAATAAAATAATTAAAATAATAAAAACTATTGAATGATAACTGAGTTACATAATGTTGTTATTAGGGCTTTGTATTTAATAATATATAATTTAAAATCCATTAGATAAGTATAAATAAT
Proteins encoded in this region:
- a CDS encoding transporter substrate-binding domain-containing protein, coding for MLKKALALLTAVTILGATFVGCSKKDEGTSKKYVIATDATFAPFEYEKDGKYIGIDMELLEAISKSENFQYELKPMNFKGIIPGMTSNQIDAAIAAMSITDERKKSLDFSDPYFDAGISIVVKADNDKIKSADDLKGKIFAVKKGTAGAKFAEENKDKYGATIRYFDDSPSMFQEVINGNADVTFEDYPVIAYKISTDSTPTLKVVGDRLTKDQYGFAVVKGKNKELLDKFNAGLKKLKENGEYDKILAKYIKK
- a CDS encoding amino acid ABC transporter permease, which gives rise to MDSFSIIKDSLPSLLSGLTVTIKLTVISLFFASILGIVFGLLNISKNKVLKTIAVIYIDIIRGTPLIVQAFFIYFAIPGALDIKIGAEFAGCLALSLNAGAYMAEIFRAGIQSLDKGQMEAARSLGLPYSKAMTKVILPQAIKRMTPAIINQFIISLKDTSILSVIGIRELTQSGEIIIASNFKSTQIWGTVAVMYFLIITLLSIISKRIERSM
- a CDS encoding amino acid ABC transporter ATP-binding protein, which encodes MIKVNGLKKHFGKLEVLKGIDLHVSQGEVLCLIGPSGSGKSTLLRCLNRLEDIDGGSVLIDEEAISDLKIDINKIREKIGMVFQSFNLFPHLSVIDNITLAPVELKKMGKAEAKKKALELLEKVGLASKANEYPDNLSGGQKQRVAIARALAMNPEIMLFDEPTSALDPEMVGEVLQVMKELANEGMTMVVVTHEMGFAREVADRVIFMDGGYIVEQGDPKDIFSNPQNARTKDFLNKVL
- a CDS encoding galactokinase — protein: MVESLRHDFKAIFETEEEGVYFAPGRVNLIGEHTDYNGGNVFPCALTFGTYAIAKKRSDKKVRMYSKNFENLGIIEFELDELTYEKEHDWVNYPKGVLWAFSENGYKLDCGLDVLFYGNIPNGAGLSSSASIELATAVILKDLFAFDLDMIDMVKIGKQAENSFIGVNCGIMDQFAIGMGKEGCAILLDTNTLKYDYAKLDIEGSSIVIANTNKRRGLADSKYNERRSQCEEALKDLQVELDIKSLGELKEEEFEKYKHLIKDEVNIRRAKHAVYENQRTLRAVEALNNKDIELFGKLMNDSHISLRDDYEVTGIELDTLVELAWAQNGVIGSRMTGAGFGGCTVSIVNNDAVEEFINNVGSNYKDKIGYEATFYVAQIGDGARKL
- the galE gene encoding UDP-glucose 4-epimerase GalE, with the protein product MSILVCGGAGYIGSHCVYELVERGEEVVVVDNLQTGHKEALHPEAKFYEGDIRDYSFLDKVFKDNNIEGVIHFAANSLVGESMQLPLKYYNNNVYGTEVLLQAMVDNDVKKIVFSSTAAVYGEPDIIPITETNKTEPTNTYGETKLAMEKMMKWADKAYGLKYIALRYFNVAGAHPNGLIGEAHNPETHLIPLILQVPLNKREKISIYGEDYDTKDGTCIRDYIHVKDLIDAHILAFNKLRDGWQSDVFNLGNGSGFTVKEMIDAARKVTSHSIPAEVCPRRAGDPAVLIASSEKAKNVLGWQPKYNNVEEIIAAAWKFHESHVNGFEE
- the galT gene encoding UDP-glucose--hexose-1-phosphate uridylyltransferase, whose protein sequence is MDINISKEIERLLEYAINKELIDSLDRIYTRNRLMEVLQLQELECIGAGEEFEELEPILDNILTWALDNNILKDSGFVSRDLFDTKVMGCLIGRPSEVIQKFYSLYDLDKKKATEFFYNLSIDSNYVRMDRIKKNLSWKVNTEYGDIDITINLSKPEKDPKEIAKAKSIPSSSYPKCLLCKENEGYEGTLNHPARQNHRIIPLELNKETWYLQYSPYIYYNEHCIVLKDKHEEMKLTKSTFVRLLQFVERFPHYFIGSNADLPIVGGSILTHDHFQGGNYEFAMAVAPIEKSYTVKGFEEISIGRVKWPMSVIRLQSNSIEKLTKFSDYIFTKWKSYSDQLVDVIAFTENVPHNTITPIARRRGDLFEIDLVLRNNRTSQEYPFGIFHPHEELHHIKKENIGLIEVMGLAVLPPRLKDELKELEGYLINKEKIQSVQENSNIFKHKKWAEDITCKYSNIDDTNVEKIIKQEVGLKFIKVLEHAGVFKRDEAGLKAFDDFIMNL
- a CDS encoding M4 family metallopeptidase; this encodes MKKKIISSLIALSVITTYAAQAKALEPSINTNDKKTEIMDKLSKLSEGKLKADLHKSNEKDGKLHVFVSGKLSEKQNIDEKSVLTFLEDNKALFGVKGDSNNFKILSINKDNLGFTNVKVAQLMNGIPVRGAEILVQFNKDGIVSNISGSVANDIDSPKSLVTSTITDKQAIDIAKKQFKFNSLSKDPTVEKQVIVLDGKAYETYKVNIYYLDPEIANWDVFIDVTSGNVIDKQSKIRFDGATTGTGTAVDGSTKALNLYLSGSSYQMIDTTKPMAGQIKTYTANNKQVEPGTLVVNSSSTFNTTAFKASVSAHYFAGVVYDFYKNLLGRNSIDNNGMSIISTTHYDTAYNNAYWDGNQMVYGDGDGTTFTYLSGDLDVIGHELTHGVTQYTANLNYQDEPGALNESMSDVLGVLIETYDKYNVKSGGTWQFNSADWVVGDDVYTPGTAGDALRSLADPTLYGQPATYSNYVHTTSDYGGVHTNSGITNKAAYLVAQALGCEKTSKIYYRGLTTYMTASTDFLGARNALVKAATDLYGASSAEVTAVNNAFTTVGIGSTSVSDPYEPNDSTSQAYAITSGTTYSSYIATSTDKDYYKLSATAGKPISISLTNLPKDYDLYLYNNSGTLVAKSINGSTTSESISYTPSASGTYYILVFGYNSAYSTATKYNLKATF